From one Dehalococcoidia bacterium genomic stretch:
- a CDS encoding beta-ketoacyl-ACP synthase III, which produces MHAQITGWGKYLPQRVLTNKDLERLVDTSDEWIVTRTGIRERRIVADDETASTMAVAAGRGALEVARLSPDLLDMVIVATNSPDRIMPASAALVQHALGAKKAAAFDIVGACSGFIYALVSAYQYIAAGAYRNILVVASEAISRAMNWEDRSTCVLFGDGAGAVVVQANEHATDMLSFVMGNDGSGADLLYINHPCGLPASVSNDRRYYMIMKGREVFKFAVRAMAEASKQVIDAAGLNISDIDLFIPHQANDRITKAAIKALDIPEDRVFKNLEHYGNLSAASPAVALCEAAEQKRLKAGDLAVLVAFGAGLSWAAMVLRWQPGGPVKRDDRS; this is translated from the coding sequence TTGCACGCGCAGATAACGGGGTGGGGGAAGTATCTGCCACAGCGGGTGCTTACCAACAAGGACCTGGAGAGGCTAGTGGATACCTCAGATGAGTGGATCGTGACCCGCACCGGCATCAGGGAACGGCGCATCGTAGCTGATGACGAAACGGCATCGACCATGGCAGTAGCGGCGGGACGGGGTGCGCTTGAAGTTGCCCGGCTTTCGCCAGACCTCCTCGATATGGTAATCGTGGCAACTAATAGCCCGGACAGGATAATGCCAGCCTCCGCCGCACTGGTGCAACATGCCCTGGGTGCTAAGAAGGCCGCAGCCTTCGACATCGTTGGCGCGTGCAGCGGTTTTATCTATGCCCTGGTTAGCGCTTATCAGTATATCGCCGCAGGCGCCTACCGGAATATCCTGGTGGTGGCGAGCGAGGCAATAAGCCGTGCCATGAACTGGGAAGACCGATCAACCTGTGTGCTTTTTGGTGATGGCGCCGGGGCAGTGGTGGTGCAAGCAAATGAACATGCAACAGACATGCTGAGCTTTGTGATGGGAAATGACGGCTCGGGTGCCGACCTTCTATACATTAACCATCCCTGCGGCCTGCCAGCCAGTGTGAGTAATGATAGGCGCTACTATATGATTATGAAGGGGAGGGAGGTATTCAAGTTTGCGGTTAGGGCCATGGCTGAAGCCTCAAAGCAGGTGATAGATGCTGCTGGACTCAATATATCGGATATAGACCTCTTTATCCCTCATCAGGCAAACGATCGCATCACAAAGGCGGCAATAAAGGCACTGGATATTCCCGAGGATAGGGTTTTTAAGAATCTCGAGCACTATGGGAACCTGTCGGCGGCATCGCCTGCAGTGGCCCTTTGCGAAGCGGCCGAGCAGAAAAGGCTCAAAGCAGGCGACCTGGCGGTTCTGGTTGCCTTTGGTGCCGGCCTGTCCTGGGCTGCGATGGTGCTGCGCTGGCAGCCGGGAGGCCCGGTTAAGCGTGATGACCGAAGCTAG
- a CDS encoding biotin transporter BioY: MQVRALTMVDVLFPRATLARDMLLIFGFVAVTALGAQVAFYIGLVPITGQTFAVLIAGALLGSKRGALSQLTYLGMGAMGAPIFAGWQGGPAVLMGPTGGYLVGFVAAAFVVGFLAERGWDRRTWSMALAMLIGNSVIYAIGLPWLSIWLGHFASADSVLAIGLYPFIPGDLLKLVLAAVALPSGWALLNRFGR, from the coding sequence ATGCAAGTAAGAGCCCTTACTATGGTGGATGTGCTCTTCCCCAGGGCAACCCTGGCGCGCGATATGCTTCTCATCTTCGGTTTCGTCGCTGTCACCGCGCTCGGTGCACAGGTTGCCTTCTACATTGGCCTGGTCCCCATAACCGGGCAGACCTTTGCCGTGCTTATTGCCGGGGCACTCCTCGGAAGTAAGCGGGGCGCATTGAGTCAGCTTACCTACTTAGGGATGGGAGCCATGGGTGCCCCTATCTTTGCCGGATGGCAGGGGGGCCCCGCCGTGCTCATGGGCCCCACAGGAGGCTACCTCGTAGGCTTTGTTGCCGCTGCCTTCGTAGTGGGATTCCTCGCGGAGCGGGGGTGGGACCGCCGCACCTGGAGCATGGCCCTGGCGATGCTTATCGGCAACAGCGTAATATATGCTATCGGCCTTCCGTGGCTCTCTATCTGGCTCGGTCACTTCGCTTCGGCAGATTCGGTGCTCGCTATCGGGCTCTATCCCTTCATACCAGGGGATTTGCTAAAGCTGGTTTTGGCAGCAGTGGCCTTGCCCTCGGGGTGGGCTTTGTTGAACCGGTTTGGAAGGTAG
- a CDS encoding MBL fold metallo-hydrolase produces the protein MRIIDITWLGHSCFRIKGKGATLLTDPYNESIGYSLGNPEANIVTSSHPHPGHGFTSGVGGEPKIVRGPGEYEISGVFITGIATFHDAEKGGERGRNTVYLIEIEDMKLCHLGDLGHPLSTEQVAEIGSVELLMVPVGGFSTIDAVTAAETVRLLQPGIVIPMHFQTEAVRFQLAPVERFLREMGIKAGLGAQPRLSITRAGLSEETQVVVLDYRGH, from the coding sequence GTGAGGATAATCGACATAACCTGGCTGGGTCATTCATGCTTCAGGATTAAGGGGAAGGGGGCCACCCTGCTCACTGACCCCTATAATGAGAGCATTGGCTACTCCCTGGGGAATCCCGAGGCAAACATCGTCACCTCCAGCCACCCCCATCCCGGGCATGGCTTCACCTCAGGGGTTGGCGGTGAGCCGAAGATTGTTCGTGGTCCCGGTGAATACGAGATCTCGGGCGTTTTTATCACCGGTATAGCTACCTTCCACGATGCCGAGAAGGGGGGAGAGCGGGGGAGGAACACCGTATACCTCATCGAGATAGAGGATATGAAGCTTTGCCACCTCGGTGACCTGGGGCATCCCCTTTCCACGGAGCAGGTGGCGGAGATAGGTAGCGTGGAGTTGCTGATGGTACCCGTTGGCGGATTTTCCACCATCGATGCGGTTACCGCAGCAGAAACAGTAAGGCTGCTTCAGCCCGGTATTGTAATTCCCATGCATTTCCAGACCGAGGCGGTACGTTTCCAGTTGGCGCCGGTGGAACGCTTTCTTAGGGAAATGGGGATAAAGGCTGGACTCGGGGCCCAGCCCAGGCTCTCCATAACCAGAGCGGGCCTATCTGAGGAGACTCAGGTGGTGGTTTTGGATTACCGCGGCCATTGA